From Peromyscus maniculatus bairdii isolate BWxNUB_F1_BW_parent chromosome 8, HU_Pman_BW_mat_3.1, whole genome shotgun sequence, a single genomic window includes:
- the Rangrf gene encoding ran guanine nucleotide release factor — MEPTRNCPLFGGAFSAILPPGAIDVSDLRPVPDNQEVFCHPVTDQSLIVELLELQAHVRGEAAARYHFEDVGGVQGARAVHVLSVKPLCLDNLSLRGCCQDAWFLSGKQQVAKENQQVAKDVTLYQALLRLPQYQTDLLLTFNQPPSNSRSLGPENLSCPPWSLGNFEQLVTSLTLHDPNIFGPQ; from the exons ATGGAGCCCACCAGGAACTGTCCACTGTTCGGAGGCGCCTTCTCCGCCATCCTCCCCCCTGGGGCCATTGATGTGAG CGACCTCCGACCGGTCCCGGACAACCAAGAAGTTTTCTGCCATCCCGTGACCGACCAGAGTCTGATCGTGGAACTTCTGGAGCTGCAGGCCCACGTGCGGGGCGAAGCGGCTGCGCG gtaCCATTTTGAGGACGTTGGCGGGGTGCAGGGGGCCAGGGCTGTGCACGTGTTATCCGTGAAGCCTCTCTGTTTGGACAACCTATCCCTGAGGGGCTGTTGTCAAGATGCCTGGTTCCTTTCTGGCAAGCAGCAGGTAGCTAAAGAAAACCAGCAG GTAGCAAAGGATGTCACACTCTATCAGGCCTTGCTTCGGCTGCCCCAGTACCAGACCGATCTGTTGCTCACCTTCAATCAGCCCCC CTCTAACAGCAGGTCTCTTGGCCCTGAAAATCTGTCATGTCCACCTTGGAGCCTGGGTAACTTTGAACAACTGGTGACTAGTTTGACTCTTCATGATCCCAACATCTTTGGTCCCCAGTGA